One genomic segment of Rhodopirellula islandica includes these proteins:
- a CDS encoding FtsX-like permease family protein, with translation MWIRTVVSICGIGFAILLMFMQLGFLGSVGDTATVLLDRMPCDLLVRSPDYLHIYDASKTRNELRPWLKSIDEVDEAVPLDIGVTQWINPNNQDPRAIAVMGIDLNAPAFDLPELTLEMRRKLLVEGAVLVDDATKPDFGPQNGVKFGPEDIGTVADVFGTPAKIVGTFHLGTGLAANGALLCTRETFRKLVPGSSDEEVSLLLIRLTQGVTRERGCQMVAGRLDSLAGPASSATALTIDDAKTAERWRWYTETPIGMIFAMGVVLAVVVGGVISYMILASDVQAHLSEYATLKAMGYGTGFLMKTLLTQSTLLATIAFPPSVLAALLLYAITSALAGVPIRMTFTWLVLVAALSLLMCNAAGLIAIRKLIRAEPANLF, from the coding sequence ATGTGGATTCGTACGGTGGTCTCCATTTGCGGGATCGGTTTCGCGATTCTGTTGATGTTCATGCAACTGGGGTTCCTCGGCAGTGTCGGTGACACCGCCACGGTGTTGCTGGACCGAATGCCCTGTGACTTGCTGGTGCGTTCCCCGGACTACTTGCACATTTACGATGCCTCCAAGACTCGGAATGAGCTTCGGCCTTGGTTGAAATCGATTGATGAGGTCGACGAAGCCGTTCCGCTTGATATCGGTGTGACCCAGTGGATCAACCCGAACAACCAAGATCCGCGAGCGATTGCGGTGATGGGAATCGATTTGAACGCCCCCGCGTTTGACTTGCCGGAGCTGACGCTGGAAATGCGGCGGAAACTGCTGGTCGAAGGCGCTGTTCTGGTTGACGATGCAACCAAGCCCGACTTTGGACCTCAGAACGGGGTGAAGTTCGGACCGGAAGACATTGGGACCGTTGCCGATGTCTTTGGGACGCCCGCCAAAATCGTCGGGACGTTCCATCTGGGCACGGGACTGGCCGCCAACGGAGCGTTGTTGTGCACACGCGAAACATTTCGAAAGCTTGTTCCGGGCAGCAGCGACGAAGAGGTTTCCTTGCTGCTGATTCGGCTGACGCAGGGCGTGACGCGAGAGCGAGGATGCCAGATGGTTGCCGGACGATTGGACTCGCTCGCGGGACCGGCTTCCTCTGCCACAGCACTCACCATCGATGATGCGAAAACGGCAGAACGTTGGCGATGGTACACCGAAACGCCGATCGGAATGATCTTCGCCATGGGCGTGGTGCTGGCGGTCGTGGTTGGTGGTGTGATCAGCTACATGATCCTGGCCTCCGACGTCCAAGCTCACCTCAGCGAGTACGCGACGTTGAAGGCAATGGGCTACGGCACCGGGTTCCTAATGAAAACGCTGCTGACCCAGTCCACGCTGCTAGCAACCATCGCATTTCCGCCCTCGGTGCTGGCGGCATTGCTGCTTTACGCCATCACTTCGGCACTGGCCGGGGTTCCGATTCGCATGACGTTCACTTGGTTGGTGCTGGTCGCCGCCTTGTCGTTGCTGATGTGCAACGCGGCGGGACTGATCGCGATTCGCAAGCTGATTCGCGCTGAACCTGCGAATTTGTTCTGA
- a CDS encoding LPS-assembly protein LptD codes for MVCAVIPSVFPVRADTRLADRFQPFDTLPRPSRETHSPLARLIAALCGPTRTTIATWMGAAICVLASLSPVLAQEITERSVYEVTDVSQTLQLSGDAVHRWQDGSREYTLLRGHVELQFEGKRYEAAAILVALSGKQKNLTAKLLMDRVKLGPGQTTEQPIVQTVSLTSVPIVRADQYRGRAEIPADWWTKMGIRPEATTQASKTPVQQASQSLPGASGTESSQPVQPVQYLEPVMGEPNLPSGGLVLDPPAVSTLPAPIQSFQPPVMETPPPAIATPDGGTTGGVPFIVGGGTRAIEVFSRGSNTPAELQYINRPGTTESVVIARGGVTVLVRDVSARLPSGEIMPLGTVSLSANRIVAWMPRLSDVFQGTQDFQSSEGELYLEGDIVFRQGDRIIYAESMYYNVTREVGMVLDAETITTIPEYQGTVRLKAEVMQQINRGNYVAVDAAFTSSRMGVPRYWLQSNRLELTQRPIVRADPITGQPIADSEPIVTSGGNFVYLGGVPVLAWPRFTTPLRKPTFYLTGADVRNDDIFGSQVLLEWDLFQLLGFTNPPAGVETTLLTDYLSERGPAVGTRTTYALPSLFGFGGPASGTYDSYLIKDDGLDVLGQGRRDLQPEETYRGRATLRHRHHLPGDWEFIAEVGYLSDRNFLEQYFESEWDQDADQRTGLRFRKYAGSQMLDIAANFQVNDFFMETEELPTIEHYALGGSILGDSLTWSMHNEIGYKHLQVADTPEDPVIAAGTYTLPGELDREGVVTRTRQEISAPLDAGPVKVIPFAIGEAAYYGEGADGDDLTRLWGGGGLRLNLPMSRVDPTIQSSLLNIRGLAHKIDWSAEYFYADSDTDLDELPYYDSLDDNAQEEFRRVFTGTLFAGTLPPQFDPRNYAFRQGTQRNVTSSSDTVVDDLQQLRLGMKHRFQTKRGLPGRERIVDLFRFEMETILYPKEDRDNFGETLGPTMYDAQYNIGDRFTLLSDGYIDSFDNGLRSVSAGFRTSRPGLGDLYVGLLSMEGPISSTVLRTSLDYRLNHKWIVSAGNVYDFGETGNVGQTLGLTRVGESFLVQLAANVDAGRDNTSIGFMVEPRFLPSSRLGRLGGQLIPPPGVEGLE; via the coding sequence TTGGTCTGTGCAGTCATTCCATCCGTATTTCCCGTTCGAGCTGATACCCGCTTGGCTGATCGGTTCCAACCTTTCGACACCTTGCCTCGTCCTTCGCGTGAAACACACTCACCGCTGGCGAGGTTGATTGCTGCGCTTTGCGGGCCGACCCGGACAACGATCGCCACCTGGATGGGTGCCGCAATTTGCGTGCTGGCGAGTCTTTCGCCGGTTCTTGCGCAAGAAATCACGGAGCGTTCGGTTTACGAAGTCACCGATGTTTCACAGACCTTGCAGTTGTCCGGCGATGCCGTGCACCGCTGGCAAGATGGCTCGCGGGAGTACACGTTGTTGCGTGGCCATGTTGAATTGCAATTTGAAGGCAAGCGATACGAAGCGGCTGCGATCTTGGTGGCTTTGTCTGGAAAACAAAAAAATCTGACGGCGAAGTTGTTGATGGACCGGGTGAAACTGGGGCCAGGACAGACGACGGAACAACCCATTGTTCAGACCGTCAGCCTGACGTCGGTTCCCATTGTCCGCGCGGATCAGTACCGCGGCCGAGCCGAGATTCCAGCGGATTGGTGGACGAAGATGGGGATTCGTCCGGAGGCAACGACGCAGGCGAGCAAAACGCCCGTCCAGCAGGCGTCGCAAAGCCTGCCCGGCGCGTCTGGGACGGAATCTTCCCAACCCGTCCAGCCGGTTCAGTATCTCGAACCCGTGATGGGCGAGCCCAATTTGCCGTCTGGTGGGTTGGTGCTCGATCCGCCAGCGGTTTCCACCCTGCCAGCTCCCATTCAGAGTTTTCAACCACCTGTCATGGAGACCCCGCCGCCCGCGATTGCGACGCCGGACGGTGGGACCACGGGTGGCGTGCCATTCATTGTCGGTGGCGGAACGCGAGCGATCGAGGTTTTCTCTCGAGGCTCAAACACTCCCGCGGAACTTCAGTACATCAATCGTCCCGGCACGACCGAATCGGTTGTCATCGCACGAGGCGGTGTCACTGTTTTGGTGCGAGACGTATCGGCTCGTTTGCCCAGCGGTGAAATCATGCCCTTGGGCACGGTGTCGTTGTCGGCCAATCGGATCGTTGCTTGGATGCCGCGATTGAGTGATGTGTTCCAAGGCACGCAAGACTTTCAGTCCAGCGAAGGGGAGCTGTACCTCGAAGGCGACATCGTTTTCCGGCAAGGCGACCGAATCATTTATGCCGAGTCGATGTACTACAACGTCACTCGTGAAGTTGGCATGGTCTTGGACGCGGAAACCATCACCACGATTCCCGAGTACCAAGGGACGGTGCGGTTGAAAGCGGAGGTGATGCAGCAAATCAACCGAGGCAACTATGTCGCCGTCGATGCAGCCTTCACAAGCAGTCGCATGGGCGTGCCTCGCTATTGGCTGCAAAGCAATCGATTGGAGTTGACGCAGCGTCCGATCGTGCGGGCCGATCCGATCACGGGACAACCGATTGCAGACAGCGAACCGATCGTCACCAGCGGCGGCAACTTCGTGTACTTAGGTGGCGTGCCCGTGCTGGCTTGGCCCAGGTTCACGACACCGCTCCGGAAGCCAACGTTTTATCTGACCGGTGCCGACGTTCGGAACGATGATATCTTCGGTTCGCAGGTGCTGTTGGAATGGGATTTGTTTCAGCTGCTCGGGTTCACGAATCCGCCGGCGGGTGTCGAGACGACGTTGCTCACGGATTACTTGAGCGAACGCGGCCCAGCCGTGGGGACGCGAACGACGTATGCCCTGCCCAGTTTGTTCGGGTTCGGTGGACCGGCATCGGGAACCTACGACAGTTACCTGATCAAAGACGATGGGTTGGATGTCTTGGGACAAGGCCGTCGTGATTTGCAGCCGGAAGAAACCTATCGCGGTCGAGCAACCTTGCGGCATCGGCACCACTTGCCTGGCGATTGGGAATTCATCGCTGAAGTCGGCTACTTGAGTGACCGCAATTTCCTGGAACAGTACTTCGAATCGGAATGGGACCAAGACGCGGATCAGCGGACTGGATTGCGATTCCGAAAGTACGCTGGTTCGCAGATGTTGGACATCGCGGCCAATTTTCAAGTCAACGACTTCTTCATGGAAACCGAAGAGTTGCCGACGATCGAGCACTACGCTCTCGGCGGATCGATCTTGGGTGACTCACTGACATGGTCGATGCACAACGAGATTGGCTACAAGCACTTGCAGGTTGCTGACACCCCGGAAGACCCCGTCATTGCGGCGGGCACGTACACGCTGCCTGGCGAACTGGACCGAGAAGGTGTGGTGACCCGAACACGACAGGAAATCTCGGCTCCGCTGGACGCCGGCCCCGTTAAAGTGATCCCGTTTGCGATCGGCGAAGCGGCGTACTACGGCGAAGGTGCCGATGGCGATGACCTGACACGATTGTGGGGCGGCGGCGGTCTGCGATTGAACCTGCCGATGTCGCGAGTCGATCCGACGATCCAAAGCTCGCTGCTGAATATTCGCGGGTTGGCTCACAAAATCGATTGGTCGGCGGAGTACTTCTATGCTGACAGTGACACGGACTTGGACGAGTTGCCGTACTACGATTCGCTGGATGACAACGCTCAAGAAGAATTTCGGCGTGTGTTCACAGGGACGTTGTTCGCCGGCACTTTGCCACCCCAATTTGATCCGAGGAACTATGCCTTTCGGCAGGGCACTCAGCGAAACGTGACCAGTTCCAGTGACACGGTTGTCGATGACCTGCAGCAATTGCGATTGGGGATGAAGCATCGCTTTCAAACCAAACGCGGCTTGCCAGGGCGTGAACGGATCGTCGATCTGTTCCGGTTCGAGATGGAAACGATTTTGTACCCCAAAGAAGATCGCGATAACTTTGGTGAGACGCTGGGCCCGACGATGTATGACGCGCAGTACAACATCGGCGATCGGTTCACCTTGCTGAGCGATGGCTACATTGATTCCTTCGACAACGGACTTCGTTCGGTCAGTGCCGGGTTCCGAACCAGTCGGCCAGGTCTGGGTGATTTGTATGTTGGATTGCTGTCGATGGAAGGGCCGATCAGCAGCACCGTGCTGCGGACCAGTTTGGACTACCGTTTGAATCACAAATGGATTGTTTCAGCCGGAAACGTGTATGACTTTGGCGAGACCGGCAACGTGGGTCAGACATTGGGACTGACCCGTGTCGGCGAATCGTTCTTGGTTCAATTGGCTGCCAACGTCGACGCCGGGCGGGACAACACGAGCATTGGTTTCATGGTGGAACCTCGCTTCCTGCCCTCGAGTCGGTTGGGGCGTTTAGGCGGTCAGTTGATTCCTCCACCAGGCGTCGAAGGGCTGGAGTGA
- a CDS encoding ABC exporter membrane fusion protein, whose translation MIRLPLTLAIGVFAMICGCDGQSAGRSDESTNPDRPTQTVALQRVMALGTLEPRGGILAVMAAPGDRVAKIFVDSGQDVTAGTVLMELESLPARQLELTIAQTKLDEARRRIAAERAAGEAKLQVARSSLKQAESKLKDAQKRFKDSKADGGELNLLKQAADLGLRRLRQLETASRDPARQRLVSENALDTEALKVSESQARYESALRDAEEAIDEGQFGVDSAEQEIRATELSLIAAEQSASLESLKQQIELLKFNVATSRLVAPTKGRVLRVDATIGTATGVSALMHLADTTQMVCVAEVNVADLSRVEIGQTAIITSPALRDPLHGKVQRIHSLIAPPTLASPYPMAAVDRYSADVVIAIDAGDAESASHLIELQVDVEIQAGRSAKSAEVASAAKP comes from the coding sequence ATGATCCGATTGCCCCTCACGCTCGCGATCGGGGTTTTCGCAATGATCTGCGGCTGTGATGGCCAATCCGCGGGCCGTTCCGATGAATCAACGAACCCCGACAGACCCACTCAAACGGTGGCGTTGCAACGAGTCATGGCACTCGGAACGCTGGAGCCTCGAGGAGGAATTCTGGCGGTCATGGCAGCACCGGGAGATCGCGTCGCGAAAATCTTTGTGGATTCCGGGCAAGATGTCACTGCCGGGACCGTGCTGATGGAACTGGAGAGTCTTCCCGCCCGGCAACTCGAACTGACCATCGCCCAAACCAAATTGGACGAGGCTCGACGACGGATCGCAGCGGAGCGAGCGGCAGGAGAAGCCAAACTACAAGTGGCTCGATCGTCACTGAAGCAAGCCGAATCGAAGTTGAAGGACGCACAGAAGCGTTTCAAAGATTCCAAGGCCGACGGCGGGGAATTGAACCTGCTCAAACAAGCCGCCGATTTGGGGCTACGCCGATTGCGTCAACTGGAAACCGCCTCCCGCGACCCTGCTCGCCAACGCTTGGTATCAGAGAATGCCCTGGACACCGAAGCGTTGAAGGTCAGCGAATCGCAGGCTCGGTACGAATCGGCTTTGCGAGATGCGGAAGAGGCCATCGACGAAGGCCAGTTTGGTGTCGATTCAGCTGAACAAGAAATTCGTGCGACGGAGTTGTCCTTGATCGCTGCCGAACAATCCGCTTCGTTGGAATCGTTGAAGCAACAAATCGAGCTGTTGAAATTCAATGTGGCCACGTCACGGTTGGTTGCTCCCACCAAAGGCCGTGTGCTTCGCGTCGACGCGACGATCGGAACGGCAACCGGCGTGTCCGCTTTGATGCACCTGGCGGACACGACGCAAATGGTCTGCGTGGCGGAAGTCAACGTCGCGGATCTCTCCCGAGTTGAAATCGGACAAACCGCAATCATCACATCACCCGCCCTGCGGGACCCGCTGCATGGAAAAGTTCAACGCATTCATTCGTTGATCGCCCCTCCGACGTTGGCCAGTCCGTACCCGATGGCGGCGGTGGATCGCTATTCCGCGGATGTGGTGATCGCCATTGACGCGGGGGACGCCGAGAGTGCGAGTCACCTGATCGAATTGCAGGTCGACGTCGAGATCCAAGCCGGCCGCTCCGCAAAGTCGGCCGAAGTGGCGTCGGCAGCGAAGCCGTGA
- a CDS encoding diacylglycerol kinase: MASKPGSWASKFRCATLGVWFACGGQSSFWVHLPVAAAVIAMAAWLDVSPVEWAVLILAIGGVLTAELINSSVELLVSVLHPQHHPRIGQALDVAAGAVLVMSLAAVAVGLIVLFPPLCGRLFGA, translated from the coding sequence ATGGCTTCGAAACCAGGGTCTTGGGCCTCGAAGTTTCGCTGTGCGACGCTTGGGGTCTGGTTTGCCTGCGGTGGGCAAAGCAGTTTCTGGGTTCACTTGCCAGTTGCTGCCGCGGTGATCGCGATGGCAGCCTGGTTGGACGTCAGTCCAGTTGAATGGGCCGTTTTGATTCTGGCGATCGGCGGTGTGTTGACGGCGGAGTTGATCAACTCATCGGTCGAGTTGTTGGTCTCCGTTTTGCACCCGCAGCATCACCCAAGAATCGGGCAGGCACTCGATGTCGCGGCGGGGGCTGTGTTGGTGATGAGTCTGGCCGCCGTGGCGGTCGGATTGATCGTGCTGTTTCCGCCGCTATGCGGTCGGCTGTTCGGTGCCTGA
- a CDS encoding lysylphosphatidylglycerol synthase transmembrane domain-containing protein → MPEHYQRYAITLIKFAVPVAIIWFLLSRIEPAQWDDLTARSINLPLLVGALAVAICALLVSFVRWWVLVRCQGIPLSLMEALRLSSICFLLSFVSAGSVGGDLFKAVFLARRSPGKRIAAVASVVVDRGAGLYGLLLLVSGGLLIHQSQDPFEFNGITIDDIKVITIVMLSVGSAVLAMLVFGGKFVDTLMQRGEKLPVVGSLIKHVGPPLRMFHHHPWAFASSLLMSLVVQGLLVVSMYLIAVSMYDLPPTLAEHFVIVPIGMLMSALPLTPAGVGVLEVTIETLYHIVPAKTTDASGTLVALAFELVKVVMAIIGTIFYWTAGREVQESLEEANTSEAANSESGTEQPTA, encoded by the coding sequence ATGCCCGAACACTATCAACGCTACGCGATCACCTTGATCAAATTCGCGGTTCCAGTTGCCATCATTTGGTTTCTGCTGAGCCGGATTGAACCCGCTCAGTGGGATGACCTGACCGCCCGGTCGATCAACCTCCCTTTGCTGGTTGGTGCGCTCGCCGTTGCCATTTGCGCGCTCTTGGTGTCGTTTGTCCGGTGGTGGGTTCTGGTTCGCTGCCAAGGCATCCCGCTGAGTCTGATGGAAGCCTTGCGGTTGAGTTCGATTTGCTTCCTGCTGAGTTTTGTCTCCGCGGGCAGCGTGGGCGGCGACCTCTTCAAAGCAGTTTTCCTGGCCAGACGTTCGCCGGGTAAACGGATTGCCGCCGTCGCGTCCGTGGTCGTTGACCGAGGTGCGGGACTGTACGGGTTACTGCTGCTTGTTTCCGGTGGCCTGCTGATCCATCAATCGCAAGACCCGTTCGAATTCAACGGCATCACGATCGACGACATCAAGGTCATCACGATTGTGATGCTCTCGGTGGGCTCCGCTGTCCTGGCGATGCTGGTCTTCGGCGGCAAGTTTGTCGACACGCTGATGCAACGTGGCGAGAAGCTTCCTGTGGTCGGTTCGCTAATCAAGCACGTCGGACCACCGCTGCGGATGTTCCACCATCATCCCTGGGCATTCGCTTCGTCCCTGTTGATGAGCCTCGTTGTGCAGGGCCTGCTCGTGGTCAGCATGTATCTGATTGCGGTCTCGATGTACGACTTGCCTCCGACTTTGGCCGAACACTTTGTCATCGTTCCCATCGGCATGTTGATGTCCGCCTTGCCGCTCACACCTGCCGGGGTAGGCGTGCTGGAAGTGACCATCGAAACCCTCTATCACATCGTTCCCGCGAAAACGACCGATGCGTCGGGGACGTTGGTCGCCCTGGCGTTTGAGCTGGTCAAAGTCGTGATGGCGATCATCGGCACGATCTTCTACTGGACGGCCGGACGCGAGGTCCAAGAAAGCCTGGAAGAAGCCAACACCAGCGAAGCAGCCAACAGCGAGTCAGGCACCGAACAGCCGACCGCATAG
- a CDS encoding UDP-glucuronic acid decarboxylase family protein: MIQRILVTGGAGFLGSHLCERLVHEGHDVICLDNFFTSQKSNVVHLLDKPNFELIRHDITLPIHLEVDQIYNMACPAAPGHYQFNPIKTIKTSVMGSINMLGIAKRCGARILQASTSEVYGDPEQHPQTESYRGSVNPIGIRACYDEGKRVAETLFMDYHRSNNVDVRIVRIFNTYGPRMHPFDGRVVANFIRQALAGDDITIFGDGSQTRSFCYRDDLVEVIIRMMNCDGFIGPVNIGNPHEFTIRQLAEKTIELTGSSSKLIEAPLPSDDPTRRRPDISLAKEKLGWEPKIELDQGLQHTIEWFKTIHLSDYRPPTPNFS; the protein is encoded by the coding sequence ATGATTCAACGCATTTTGGTAACGGGCGGCGCTGGCTTTCTGGGATCGCATCTCTGTGAACGGTTGGTGCACGAAGGGCACGACGTGATCTGCTTGGACAACTTCTTCACCAGCCAGAAGTCGAATGTGGTTCATCTGCTCGACAAACCAAACTTTGAACTCATTCGGCACGACATCACACTGCCGATCCACCTGGAAGTCGACCAGATCTACAACATGGCGTGCCCCGCCGCTCCAGGGCACTACCAGTTCAACCCCATCAAAACGATCAAGACCAGCGTGATGGGATCGATCAACATGTTGGGGATCGCCAAACGATGCGGTGCTCGGATTCTGCAGGCCAGCACCAGTGAGGTGTACGGTGACCCCGAACAACACCCGCAAACCGAGTCGTATCGAGGCAGCGTCAATCCGATCGGCATTCGGGCTTGCTATGACGAAGGCAAGCGTGTCGCCGAAACGTTGTTCATGGATTATCACCGCAGCAACAACGTTGACGTCCGGATCGTTCGGATTTTCAACACTTACGGACCACGGATGCATCCCTTTGATGGACGCGTCGTTGCCAACTTCATCCGGCAAGCGTTGGCGGGCGACGACATCACCATCTTTGGCGACGGCTCGCAAACCCGATCGTTCTGCTACCGAGATGATTTGGTCGAAGTCATCATCCGAATGATGAATTGCGATGGGTTCATCGGACCGGTCAACATTGGCAATCCCCACGAGTTCACCATTCGTCAACTTGCGGAAAAGACGATCGAGCTGACGGGCTCGAGCAGCAAACTGATCGAAGCACCCTTGCCGTCGGATGATCCGACGCGACGCCGCCCTGACATTTCTCTCGCCAAAGAGAAACTGGGCTGGGAACCAAAGATCGAATTGGATCAGGGGCTTCAGCACACGATCGAATGGTTCAAAACCATTCACTTGAGCGACTACCGCCCGCCAACACCGAATTTCAGCTGA
- a CDS encoding sulfatase-like hydrolase/transferase — translation MPSTSPAPPASPLHLHHPLIPACLFLFLSVAAFGCSTDQAHAQSPRPNVVMLLADDLGYRDVGCYGGPVKTPTIDQLAAGGTRFEQFYSGCAVCSPSRATLITGRHHIRAGVYSWIHDESQNSHLRLREITLAEVLRDAGYATAHVGKWHLGLPTEDRDKPTPDQHGFDHWFATWNNALPSHRNPDNFIRNGEPVGPLEGYSCQLVADEAIGWMDRHRESGPEQPFFLNVWFHEPHAPIAAPDEVTQKYGKVNDKAAVYSGTIDNTDQAIQRLLAKLDAMGVRENTLIIYASDNGSYRADRVGNLRGQKGVNWDGGIRVPGIFQWPGHIPAGVVLDQPAGLVDVLPTICGLLNLAPPKVHLDGSDLSPLLTGHPDSFQRHQPLFWHLQRSNPIVAMRDGDYSLVGFRDYELSNNNMFVENWIPTIKTGTYHNFELYNLKDDPGQTKNLAQEQPERVEAMKQQMLQINASIMKDGMDWHLGPDKQN, via the coding sequence ATGCCAAGCACTTCGCCTGCTCCGCCCGCATCTCCGCTGCACCTGCATCACCCGCTGATTCCGGCCTGCCTGTTTCTATTCCTGTCGGTTGCAGCCTTCGGCTGTTCCACCGACCAAGCCCATGCCCAATCGCCTCGTCCCAACGTCGTGATGTTGCTGGCCGATGACCTCGGGTACCGCGATGTGGGCTGTTACGGCGGTCCCGTTAAGACACCCACGATCGATCAATTGGCTGCGGGCGGAACGCGTTTTGAACAGTTCTATTCGGGCTGCGCGGTTTGCTCTCCATCGCGTGCCACACTGATCACCGGTCGCCACCACATTCGCGCCGGAGTCTACAGCTGGATCCATGATGAATCCCAGAACTCCCACCTTCGTCTGCGAGAAATCACCCTCGCCGAGGTCCTGCGGGATGCCGGCTACGCGACCGCTCACGTTGGCAAATGGCACCTGGGCCTGCCCACCGAAGATCGAGACAAACCCACCCCCGATCAACATGGATTCGATCATTGGTTCGCGACTTGGAACAACGCCCTACCCAGCCACCGCAACCCGGACAACTTCATTCGCAATGGAGAACCGGTCGGTCCACTGGAAGGCTACTCCTGCCAACTGGTTGCGGATGAAGCGATCGGCTGGATGGATCGCCACCGCGAATCGGGACCCGAGCAACCGTTTTTCCTGAACGTTTGGTTCCACGAGCCCCATGCCCCGATCGCGGCTCCTGATGAGGTCACACAGAAATACGGGAAGGTGAACGACAAAGCCGCGGTCTACTCCGGCACGATCGACAACACCGATCAAGCCATCCAGCGACTGCTTGCGAAGTTGGATGCCATGGGCGTTCGCGAAAACACGCTGATCATCTACGCCTCTGACAACGGCAGCTACCGAGCCGATCGCGTCGGCAATCTTCGCGGTCAAAAAGGTGTCAACTGGGACGGCGGAATTCGCGTGCCGGGCATCTTCCAGTGGCCCGGACACATTCCCGCCGGAGTTGTCCTGGACCAGCCCGCTGGTTTGGTCGATGTGCTGCCCACGATTTGTGGGCTGCTGAATTTGGCCCCACCAAAAGTCCATCTCGACGGCAGTGACCTCTCCCCACTGCTGACCGGACACCCCGATTCATTCCAGCGTCATCAACCTCTGTTCTGGCACCTCCAGCGATCCAACCCCATCGTCGCGATGCGAGACGGCGACTACTCGCTCGTCGGCTTTCGTGACTATGAACTGTCGAACAACAACATGTTCGTCGAGAACTGGATCCCAACGATCAAAACCGGCACCTATCACAACTTCGAGCTATACAACTTGAAAGACGATCCAGGCCAAACCAAGAACCTGGCCCAGGAACAACCCGAGCGAGTGGAAGCGATGAAGCAGCAAATGCTTCAGATCAACGCCAGCATCATGAAGGACGGGATGGACTGGCACCTCGGCCCCGACAAACAGAACTAA
- a CDS encoding ATP-binding cassette domain-containing protein: protein MKIPFRNENPTAKNGVRATASRGITPEIALDGSAAIDVRGVNHYYGTGDARKQVLHDNHLQVQPGEIVIMTGQSGSGKTTLLTLIGTLRRVQEGQLNVLGQPLHDLSQTNIGSLRKRLGFIFQAHNLFGSLTALQNVRMALELQPNRASRSEENERCAKMLTAVGLGDRIQYKPGGLSGGQKQRVAVARGLVHQPDILLADEPTAALDEESGRQVVTLFQREARERGVAIVIVTHDNRILDVADRIVKMDFGKIARDTNLNEAAVLGEMLSQCSVFSGVAISTLTELSRSMTRTEHGPGDRIVTYGDVGDRFYLIREGRVSIQQPTHPGGDDFREVAELTEGAYFGETALLTGEPRNAHVDAKTETVTYSLDAATFADVMSQRKSIEEEVRSSLFAE from the coding sequence GTGAAAATTCCCTTTCGAAACGAAAATCCGACCGCCAAGAACGGAGTCCGTGCGACCGCTTCACGCGGGATCACGCCCGAGATTGCCTTGGATGGCTCCGCTGCAATCGATGTTCGCGGTGTGAATCACTACTACGGGACCGGTGATGCGCGGAAACAGGTCCTGCACGACAACCATCTCCAGGTTCAACCTGGCGAAATTGTCATCATGACGGGGCAATCCGGTTCCGGCAAAACAACGTTGCTGACGCTAATCGGCACTTTGCGTCGTGTCCAAGAAGGCCAGTTGAACGTTCTCGGCCAGCCGCTTCACGATTTGTCGCAAACCAACATCGGCTCGCTCCGCAAACGATTGGGCTTCATTTTCCAAGCCCACAACCTGTTTGGTTCGCTGACTGCTTTGCAGAACGTCCGCATGGCGTTGGAACTCCAACCCAACCGTGCGTCTCGCAGTGAAGAGAATGAACGCTGTGCAAAAATGCTGACAGCCGTGGGGCTAGGGGATCGCATTCAATACAAACCGGGAGGTTTGTCCGGCGGACAGAAACAACGGGTCGCGGTCGCCAGAGGCCTCGTCCATCAACCCGACATTTTGTTGGCCGACGAGCCCACCGCGGCTTTGGATGAAGAATCCGGACGGCAAGTCGTCACGTTGTTCCAACGCGAGGCGCGTGAGCGCGGGGTAGCGATCGTGATCGTGACGCACGACAACCGAATCTTGGACGTCGCCGACCGCATCGTGAAGATGGACTTTGGGAAAATCGCTCGCGACACCAATCTGAACGAAGCCGCCGTGCTCGGTGAAATGCTGTCGCAGTGCAGCGTGTTCTCCGGCGTCGCGATCAGCACGTTGACCGAATTGTCACGCAGCATGACGCGAACCGAACACGGCCCCGGCGATCGAATCGTGACCTACGGTGACGTCGGCGATCGCTTCTACTTGATCCGCGAGGGCCGCGTTTCCATCCAACAACCCACCCATCCCGGCGGCGACGATTTTCGCGAGGTCGCAGAGCTGACCGAAGGTGCCTACTTCGGCGAAACCGCTCTGCTGACCGGGGAACCTCGCAACGCACACGTGGATGCAAAAACCGAAACGGTGACCTACAGTCTCGACGCGGCCACTTTCGCCGACGTCATGAGCCAGCGCAAATCCATCGAAGAAGAGGTCCGCAGCTCGCTGTTTGCCGAGTGA